A region of Catenibacterium mitsuokai DNA encodes the following proteins:
- a CDS encoding type Z 30S ribosomal protein S14 yields MAKTSMKVKQQRPQKYKVREYTRCERCGRPHSVIRKFKLCRICFRELAYKGEIPGVKKASW; encoded by the coding sequence ATGGCAAAAACATCAATGAAAGTTAAACAGCAACGTCCTCAGAAATACAAAGTTCGTGAATATACTAGATGCGAACGTTGTGGACGCCCACATTCAGTTATTAGAAAATTCAAGTTATGCCGTATTTGCTTCAGAGAATTAGCTTATAAAGGTGAAATTCCTGGTGTTAAGAAGGCAAGCTGGTAA
- the rpsH gene encoding 30S ribosomal protein S8 codes for MVTTDPIADMLTRIRNANQQKHETVSIPYSNLKNDLANILKNEGFVTDFVVNEEGNHKNIVITLKYKGNERVITGLKRVSKPGLRQYAKVNEIPKVLNGLGIVVLSTSQGLMTDKEARAKNIGGEVLAYIW; via the coding sequence ATGGTTACAACAGATCCAATTGCAGATATGTTAACTAGAATTCGTAATGCGAATCAGCAGAAACATGAAACTGTTTCTATCCCTTACTCAAACCTAAAGAATGATTTAGCAAACATCTTAAAGAATGAAGGTTTTGTTACTGACTTCGTAGTAAATGAAGAAGGAAATCACAAGAATATTGTTATCACATTAAAATATAAAGGTAACGAAAGAGTTATCACTGGTTTAAAGAGAGTTTCTAAACCAGGTTTACGTCAGTATGCTAAAGTAAACGAAATTCCTAAAGTATTAAATGGTTTAGGTATCGTAGTATTATCTACTTCTCAAGGACTTATGACTGATAAAGAAGCAAGAGCTAAGAATATCGGTGGAGAAGTATTAGCTTATATCTGGTAA
- the rplF gene encoding 50S ribosomal protein L6, translating into MSRIGKKIIIVPEGVNVDVAADNTVTVTGPKGTLTRKFSDLITIEVNGNEIECKRHSEEKTNKQLHGTTRALIANMIEGVKDGFSKKLEIVGIGYRAQMQGNKLVMNIGYSHPVEVEIEEGVKVECPSATEITVSGISKERVGHVASVIRAWKKPEPYKGKGIKYSDEHIIRKEGKTAGKK; encoded by the coding sequence ATGTCTCGTATTGGTAAAAAGATTATTATCGTACCTGAAGGTGTAAACGTAGACGTTGCTGCTGATAACACTGTCACTGTTACAGGTCCTAAGGGAACTCTAACAAGAAAGTTCTCTGATTTAATTACTATCGAAGTAAATGGTAATGAAATCGAATGTAAGAGACACAGTGAAGAAAAAACAAACAAGCAGTTACATGGTACAACTAGAGCTTTAATTGCAAACATGATCGAAGGCGTTAAAGATGGTTTCAGTAAGAAACTTGAAATCGTTGGTATCGGTTATAGAGCTCAGATGCAGGGTAATAAATTAGTAATGAATATTGGTTATTCACACCCAGTAGAAGTTGAAATCGAAGAAGGTGTGAAAGTTGAATGTCCATCAGCTACTGAAATCACAGTATCTGGTATCTCAAAAGAAAGAGTTGGACATGTCGCTTCAGTAATCAGAGCTTGGAAGAAGCCTGAACCATATAAGGGTAAAGGTATTAAATATTCTGATGAACATATCATCAGAAAAGAAGGTAAAACTGCTGGTAAGAAGTAG
- the rplR gene encoding 50S ribosomal protein L18, translating into MAKNESRNVIRLRRHARVRNKISGTPERPRLNVFRSNSHIHAQIIDDTKGVTLVSASSVDMKLENGSNIEAAAAVGAEIAKRAIAKNIDVVVFDRGGYIYHGRVKALAEAAREAGLKF; encoded by the coding sequence ATGGCAAAGAATGAATCACGCAACGTTATCCGTTTAAGACGTCATGCTAGAGTTCGTAATAAGATTTCTGGAACTCCAGAAAGACCACGTCTTAATGTGTTCCGTTCAAACTCTCATATTCATGCACAGATCATCGATGACACTAAGGGTGTAACTCTTGTATCAGCATCTTCTGTAGACATGAAGTTAGAAAATGGTTCAAACATTGAAGCAGCTGCTGCTGTTGGTGCTGAAATCGCTAAGAGAGCAATTGCTAAAAATATTGATGTAGTAGTATTCGACCGTGGTGGTTATATCTATCATGGTAGAGTAAAAGCACTTGCAGAAGCTGCAAGAGAAGCTGGATTAAAATTCTAA
- the rpsE gene encoding 30S ribosomal protein S5, translated as MEERKPRENSRENSRRGNNPRRNRKNNRRQRAPKEFETRVVTINRVTKVVKGGRKMRFAALVVIGDRKGRVGFGTGKANEVPDAIRKAEEAAKRNLITVPNINGTIPHEITGNFKSGSVFLRPAAKGTGIIAGGPVRAVVELAGYSDILSKCLGSRTPINMVRATIEGLASLKTAEQVAELRDITVEKIYG; from the coding sequence ATGGAAGAACGTAAACCTAGAGAAAATTCTAGAGAAAACTCTAGAAGAGGCAATAACCCTAGAAGAAACAGAAAAAACAACAGAAGACAGAGAGCTCCTAAGGAATTCGAAACAAGAGTTGTTACTATCAACCGTGTTACTAAAGTTGTTAAGGGTGGACGTAAGATGCGTTTCGCTGCTTTAGTTGTAATCGGTGATAGAAAAGGTCGTGTTGGTTTCGGTACAGGTAAGGCTAACGAAGTACCTGATGCAATCAGAAAAGCTGAAGAAGCTGCTAAGAGAAACCTTATCACAGTTCCAAACATCAACGGTACAATCCCTCATGAAATTACTGGTAACTTTAAGTCTGGTTCAGTATTCTTAAGACCAGCTGCTAAAGGTACTGGTATCATCGCTGGTGGACCTGTCCGTGCAGTAGTTGAATTAGCAGGTTACTCTGATATCTTATCTAAGTGTCTTGGATCAAGAACTCCAATCAACATGGTAAGAGCAACAATCGAAGGTTTAGCATCATTAAAGACTGCTGAACAGGTAGCAGAATTAAGAGACATCACAGTCGAAAAGATTTATGGATAG
- the rpmD gene encoding 50S ribosomal protein L30 gives MAENKKVVITLVKSPIGGKENQKATLKALGLNKMHASVEKYETETIKGMINAVRHLVKVEYK, from the coding sequence ATGGCAGAAAATAAAAAAGTTGTGATTACGCTTGTAAAAAGCCCTATTGGTGGTAAAGAAAACCAGAAGGCTACTCTTAAAGCGTTAGGATTAAATAAAATGCATGCTTCTGTTGAAAAGTATGAAACAGAAACAATCAAAGGCATGATCAACGCAGTAAGACACCTAGTAAAAGTTGAATACAAGTAG
- the rplO gene encoding 50S ribosomal protein L15, translating into MKLHELKYNDGARRNRNRVGRGTSSGNGKTSGRGQKGQGARSGGGKKPGFEGGQTPLFMRLPKRGFTNHNAKEYAIINVEDLNKFENGAVVDLEAVMEAKLVKKALDGLKVLGRGELNVALTVKASKFSKSAVKAIEAAGGKTEVI; encoded by the coding sequence ATGAAATTACATGAACTCAAATACAATGATGGCGCACGTCGTAACAGAAATCGTGTAGGTCGTGGTACAAGCTCTGGTAATGGTAAGACATCTGGTAGAGGTCAGAAAGGTCAGGGCGCTAGATCTGGTGGAGGTAAGAAACCAGGATTTGAAGGTGGACAGACTCCATTATTCATGCGCTTACCAAAGCGTGGCTTCACTAATCATAATGCTAAGGAATATGCAATCATCAACGTTGAAGACTTAAATAAGTTCGAAAACGGTGCTGTTGTTGACTTAGAAGCAGTTATGGAAGCTAAGCTAGTTAAAAAAGCATTAGACGGTTTAAAAGTCTTAGGCAGAGGCGAATTAAATGTTGCTTTAACAGTAAAGGCTAGCAAATTCTCAAAATCAGCTGTAAAGGCAATTGAAGCTGCAGGTGGAAAAACTGAGGTGATCTAA
- the secY gene encoding preprotein translocase subunit SecY, translating to MLNFFKEVFKKGELRRKVVFTLGILFVFRLGAGIVIPYIDTSAITSAATSSGIFGIMNMLGGGTLEKFSLFSLGVSPYITSSIIIELLSMDVVPALTQWNKEGNTGKKKKDKVTRVLTLALAIIQGGSLTYAFDKGYSILASSSIWTYVYVVVVMAAGSMFTMWLGDQITIKGVGNGTSLLIFTGIVANLPNSFISSFKSMVTFGSTYKTATSLAWYILFVLVYLAIVVFVVFEEGAIRKIPIIYATNTQTVMHTKESTNLPIKINSSSVIPVIFAASVLAAPRTIISFMKSTSTTQMIDNILNYQKPIGFVLYIVMIILFTFFYSNLQIDAKKISEDLKKSGGAIPGVRTGDDTKKYIGTVLNRVTVVGSLFLAIIASIPIIAPEIWKMTSNNALSLGGTGLIIVTGVALETVRAIKSMLTRREYHGYIRK from the coding sequence ATGCTAAACTTTTTTAAAGAAGTATTTAAAAAAGGTGAATTGCGTCGTAAGGTCGTCTTTACACTCGGCATACTATTCGTATTCCGATTAGGAGCAGGCATTGTGATTCCTTATATTGATACAAGTGCAATCACAAGTGCTGCTACCTCTTCAGGAATTTTCGGAATTATGAATATGCTTGGTGGAGGAACATTGGAGAAATTCTCATTATTTTCTTTGGGGGTTTCTCCTTATATTACATCTTCTATTATTATTGAGTTATTATCTATGGACGTTGTCCCAGCATTAACTCAGTGGAATAAAGAAGGTAATACAGGTAAAAAGAAAAAGGATAAAGTAACTCGTGTGTTAACGCTTGCATTAGCAATAATTCAAGGTGGGTCATTGACATATGCATTCGATAAGGGTTATAGTATTCTAGCGAGTAGTTCTATTTGGACATACGTCTATGTAGTTGTAGTTATGGCTGCAGGTTCTATGTTCACAATGTGGTTAGGTGATCAGATTACTATTAAAGGTGTAGGTAATGGTACTTCACTATTGATCTTCACTGGTATCGTAGCTAACCTTCCAAATAGTTTTATCTCGTCTTTTAAATCAATGGTTACATTTGGCAGCACTTATAAGACTGCAACAAGCTTAGCTTGGTACATCTTATTTGTTCTTGTATATTTAGCCATTGTTGTGTTTGTTGTATTTGAAGAGGGAGCAATTAGAAAAATTCCTATTATCTATGCAACAAATACACAGACAGTCATGCATACTAAAGAATCTACTAATCTACCAATTAAGATTAATAGTTCTTCAGTTATTCCAGTTATCTTTGCTGCATCAGTTTTAGCAGCACCAAGAACAATCATTAGTTTCATGAAGTCTACTTCTACAACTCAGATGATTGACAATATCTTGAATTATCAGAAACCTATAGGATTCGTTCTCTATATCGTTATGATTATTCTATTCACATTCTTCTATTCTAATTTACAGATCGACGCTAAGAAGATCAGTGAAGATTTAAAGAAGAGTGGTGGCGCAATTCCTGGTGTTCGTACTGGTGATGATACAAAGAAATATATCGGAACTGTCTTAAATCGTGTAACTGTGGTAGGATCTCTATTCCTAGCAATCATTGCATCTATTCCTATCATTGCTCCAGAAATCTGGAAGATGACATCAAATAATGCATTGTCTCTAGGGGGTACAGGATTGATTATCGTAACAGGAGTTGCGTTAGAAACTGTAAGAGCAATAAAAAGTATGTTGACAAGAAGAGAATATCATGGTTATATAAGAAAGTAG
- a CDS encoding adenylate kinase, which translates to MNIILMGPPGAGKGTQAKKLVEEYGLYQISTGDLFRKALKERTKFGVIASYFIQFGHLVPDEYTVEMVREFLKENIDSFKNGFILDGFPRTIIQARELESIAKEFGFDIDAVINIDVPSEKLIKRLSGRRTCKDCGTTYHVVFNPPKTEGVCDKCGGELYQRPDESEEAVQVRLDTYEKQTRPLIDYYTMKGELTNVNGDQSMDAVYADIKKNLEAK; encoded by the coding sequence TTGAATATTATTCTTATGGGCCCTCCTGGGGCAGGCAAAGGAACTCAGGCTAAAAAATTAGTGGAGGAGTACGGCTTGTACCAGATCTCAACTGGTGACCTTTTTAGAAAAGCTTTAAAGGAAAGAACAAAGTTCGGGGTAATTGCTAGTTATTTTATTCAGTTTGGGCATCTTGTTCCAGATGAATATACAGTTGAAATGGTAAGGGAATTCTTAAAGGAAAATATTGATTCTTTTAAGAACGGTTTTATTCTTGATGGTTTCCCAAGAACTATCATTCAGGCTAGAGAACTAGAAAGTATCGCGAAAGAATTTGGTTTTGATATTGATGCTGTCATCAATATTGACGTACCATCAGAAAAGTTAATCAAGAGACTTTCAGGTCGTAGAACTTGTAAGGATTGTGGAACCACTTATCATGTCGTTTTCAATCCACCAAAAACTGAAGGCGTATGCGACAAGTGTGGTGGAGAACTCTATCAGCGTCCTGATGAGAGCGAAGAAGCTGTACAGGTTAGACTTGATACTTATGAAAAGCAGACTAGACCACTTATTGACTATTACACAATGAAGGGCGAATTAACTAACGTTAATGGCGACCAGTCTATGGATGCTGTTTATGCAGATATCAAGAAAAATCTGGAGGCCAAATAA
- the map gene encoding type I methionyl aminopeptidase, with protein sequence MITIKDEREIDLMRHAGHVVGLVHQELAKWLKPGLTTEQVSDFCEKIIRKNGCTPSFLNLYNFPGAVCTSVNDVVVHGIPNGYVLKDGDIISVDVGACWKGYHGDSAWTFAIGNVSPQAKHLMEVCEQSLYAGLEQVKPGNRVSDISHAVQTYLESHGCSTPRDYTGHGIGTEVHEDPSIPNWGEPGRGPKLRKGMCIAVEPMAHLGKAEVKVMSDDWTVKTADHSLAAHYEHTVAITDDGYEIMTKVHKELIDFGKEER encoded by the coding sequence ATGATTACAATTAAGGATGAACGTGAAATTGACCTAATGAGACATGCTGGTCATGTTGTAGGTTTAGTTCATCAGGAACTCGCTAAATGGCTTAAACCGGGTTTAACAACAGAACAGGTATCTGATTTCTGTGAGAAGATTATAAGAAAGAATGGTTGTACACCATCTTTCTTAAATCTTTATAATTTTCCTGGTGCTGTTTGCACGTCTGTAAATGATGTTGTCGTTCATGGCATTCCTAACGGTTATGTATTGAAGGATGGAGATATTATCTCTGTAGATGTTGGTGCATGCTGGAAAGGATATCATGGAGATTCTGCGTGGACATTTGCGATTGGCAATGTGTCTCCCCAGGCTAAACATCTTATGGAAGTATGTGAACAGTCGCTTTATGCTGGTTTAGAACAAGTTAAACCAGGTAATAGAGTTTCTGACATTTCACATGCTGTTCAGACTTACCTTGAAAGTCATGGCTGCTCAACGCCTAGAGACTATACAGGACATGGCATTGGCACAGAGGTTCATGAAGATCCTAGCATTCCTAACTGGGGTGAACCAGGCAGAGGACCAAAACTAAGAAAAGGTATGTGTATAGCAGTTGAACCTATGGCGCATTTAGGCAAAGCCGAGGTTAAAGTAATGAGTGACGATTGGACAGTGAAGACTGCGGATCATTCATTAGCTGCGCATTATGAACATACTGTAGCTATCACCGATGATGGCTATGAAATCATGACAAAGGTACATAAGGAGTTGATCGATTTTGGCAAAGAAGAAAGATGA
- the infA gene encoding translation initiation factor IF-1 — MAKKKDDVIEVQATVVETLPNAMFKVQLDNGVVILAHVSGKIRMNYIRILPGDKVTVEISPYDLTRGRITFRHK, encoded by the coding sequence TTGGCAAAGAAGAAAGATGACGTAATTGAAGTCCAGGCTACGGTCGTAGAAACATTACCAAACGCAATGTTTAAAGTCCAGCTGGATAATGGAGTAGTTATTTTAGCTCACGTTTCTGGTAAAATCCGTATGAATTACATTCGCATTTTACCAGGGGACAAAGTAACAGTAGAAATTTCTCCATATGATTTAACACGTGGGCGAATCACATTTAGACACAAATAG
- the rpmJ gene encoding 50S ribosomal protein L36 codes for MKVRPSVKPICDKCRVIKRKGRVMVICENPKHKQRQG; via the coding sequence ATGAAAGTAAGACCATCTGTAAAACCAATCTGCGATAAGTGCAGAGTTATCAAGCGTAAGGGTAGAGTAATGGTAATCTGTGAAAACCCAAAGCATAAACAGAGACAAGGTTAA
- the rpsM gene encoding 30S ribosomal protein S13 → MARIAGIDIPRDKRVVVSLTYIYGIGPTTAKKILAAAGVSEDVRVKDLTEEEETKIRKEVEHIKTEGDLRRETQLNIKRLMEIGCYRGLRHRRGLPVRGQRTKTNARTRKGKATPIAGKKK, encoded by the coding sequence ATGGCTCGTATAGCTGGTATTGATATCCCACGCGATAAGCGTGTGGTAGTTTCTTTAACTTATATCTATGGTATTGGTCCAACAACAGCTAAGAAAATCTTAGCAGCTGCTGGCGTTTCTGAAGATGTTAGAGTAAAGGATCTTACAGAAGAAGAAGAAACAAAAATTCGTAAAGAAGTTGAACATATTAAAACTGAAGGTGACCTTCGTAGAGAAACTCAGTTAAACATTAAGAGATTAATGGAAATTGGTTGCTACAGAGGGCTTCGCCATCGTAGAGGACTTCCAGTACGTGGACAGAGAACTAAGACTAACGCTAGAACGCGTAAAGGTAAAGCTACTCCAATTGCTGGAAAGAAGAAGTAG
- the rpsK gene encoding 30S ribosomal protein S11: protein MAKQVVRGKKRVKKNIAKGIAHVHSTFNNTIVTVADEHGNVISWSSAGALGFKGSRKSTPYAAQMAAEAAAKASMDHGMKSVEVCVKGPGPGREAAVRALSAAGLEVTAITDVTPIPHNGCRPPKRPRG, encoded by the coding sequence ATGGCAAAACAAGTTGTACGTGGTAAAAAACGTGTAAAGAAGAATATAGCAAAAGGTATTGCTCATGTTCATTCAACATTCAACAATACAATCGTAACAGTTGCTGATGAACACGGTAACGTTATTAGCTGGTCAAGCGCTGGTGCTCTTGGATTCAAAGGTTCAAGAAAATCTACTCCATATGCTGCTCAGATGGCTGCTGAAGCTGCTGCAAAGGCATCTATGGATCATGGTATGAAATCTGTTGAAGTATGTGTAAAAGGTCCTGGTCCAGGACGTGAAGCTGCTGTTAGAGCTCTTTCAGCTGCTGGTTTAGAAGTAACTGCAATCACTGACGTTACTCCAATCCCACATAACGGATGTCGTCCACCAAAACGTCCTCGTGGATAA